A region of Peromyscus maniculatus bairdii isolate BWxNUB_F1_BW_parent chromosome 7, HU_Pman_BW_mat_3.1, whole genome shotgun sequence DNA encodes the following proteins:
- the LOC102928062 gene encoding acrosomal protein SP-10, whose protein sequence is MKKLIFLSLYLLVSARGAPPGQPDELLNSVDHQASVQQLSSEYFSLANPSDVEALYETPSGEKGLTDHSSSEHESNEHAASEHVSGEHTSEEHSSEHSTSEHITGEHITGEHTSGEHTSVEHTSSDHTSSEPADQSSEQTSEVASADQVSGEKAEESGEQTSEVTSSDKNEQIISTPFPSTSAGIAINCHACAYMNDDGKCLRGEGVCTTQNSQQCMLKKIFEGGKLQFMVQGCENMCPSMNLFSHGTRMQIMCCRNEPLCNKT, encoded by the exons atgaagaaattaatctTCCTGAGTCTTTATCTACTTGTATCTGCCAGAG GAGCACCACCAGGTCAGCCTGATGAGCTTCTGAACTCTGTAGATCACCAAGCTTCTGTTCAGCAACTCTCGAGTGAGTACTTCTCACTTGCAAATCCTTCGGATGTCGAGGCTTTGTATGAAACGCCTTCAGGTGAGAAAGGTCTGACTGATCATAGTTCAAGTGAACATGAATCAAATGAGCATGCTGCAAGCGAACACGTTTCAGGTGAGCATACTTCAGAAGAACACTCTTCAGAACACAGCACAAGTGAGCATATCACAGGAGAGCACATTACGGGAGAGCACACTTCGGGTGAGCACACTTCAGTAGAGCACACTTCAAGCGATCACACTTCAAGCGAACCTGCAGACCAGTCAAGTGAACAGACTTCAGAAGTGGCTTCAGCTGACCAAGTTTCAGGTGAAAAGGCTGAGGAATCGGGCGAACAGACTTCTGAGGTAACTTCAAGtgacaaaaatgaacaaattataAGTACGCCATTTCCAAGCACATCTGCAG GCATAGCAATAAATTGCCACGCATGTGCTTATATGAATGATGATGGAAAATGTCTTCGTGGTGAGGGAGTATGCACCACTCAGAATTCCCAGCAGTGCATGCTAAAGAAGATCTTTGAAG GTGGAAAACTCCAGTTCATGGTTCAAGGGTGTGAGAACATGTGTCCATCTATGAATCTCTTCTCTCATGGAACAAGAATGCAAATTATGTGCTGTCGGAATGAACCTCTCTGCAACAAGACCTAG